CGCACGTCGAAGCGATCCCTGGGCCGGCGCTCGGGGCGCGCGAGCCGGCGCTGCTGCGCGACGCGAAGGCGCGGATGGCGACGCTGCCCTTCGCCGCGCTCGACGTCCTCGTCGTCGAGCGCGCCGGGAAGGACGTCAGCGGGCTGGGGATGGACCCGAACGTCACCGGCCGGTTTCAGTCCGGCCCGCCCGGACCGCCCGCCCCCACCCGCGTCGCGCTGTTGTCGCTCACCCCCGACAGCGAAGGGAACGCCGCCGGCATGGGGCACGCCGACGTCGTCCCCGCCGCCTTCGCGCACGCCATCGATCCCGTCCCCACCTGGACGAACGCCCTGACGAGCACGTCGCTCCCCTCGGCCCGGATGCCGCTCGTCGTGCCCGACGCGGCGGACGCGGTCCGCGTCGCCCTGGCGACGTGCGGTGCGGCGCCCGACGCGGCCCGGATCGCGTGGATCCGCGACACGAGCGACCTGCGGACCTACCGCGCGAGTCGCGCCGCCCTCGACGCCGTCCAGGACCACCCCGCCGCCCCCACCGAGCTCGGGCCGGCCGAACCGCCGCCGTTGCCACGGTGACGCGCCCGGCGCGGTGCTAGCCTTCGCGGCATGGACCGCCCCACCCCCCCGAACGCGCCCCCCGGACCGCCGCCCCTCGGGCCGGACGTCGCGCCGGTCCCCGGCGGCGCGATGCCCGAGGGCGTGGCGCCGGACGCCCCGCGCCACACGAGCGCCATCACGCTGCGGCGCAGCGCCCTGAAACGCAACCTGGCGTTCCTGCGCAGCAAGATCGGGCCGGACGTCACCCTGAGCAGCGTCGTGAAGGCGAACGCGTTCGGGCACGGCATCGCGGAGTTCGCGAGCCTGGCCGCGTCGCTCGGGGTGCGGCACTTCTCCGTCGCCTCGAGCCAGGAGGCGGCGCAGGTCCGCGCGGCCCTTCCGGACGACGACGCCACGATCCAGATCATGGGGATCCTGCACGACGACGACCTACCGTGGGTCGTGGGGCAGGGCATCCACTTCTTCGTCTTCGACGTCGCCCGCCTCCACGCCGCGCTGTCGGTCGCCCGCGCCCTCGGGCGGCCCGCCCACGTCCACCTCGAGGTGGAGACCGGCGGGAACCGGACCGGCCTCACCGAGGGGCCGTTCCGGGAGGCGCTCGCGCTGCTGCGCGACCACCCGGAGCACCTCCGCTTCGCCGGCCTCGCGACGCACTACGCCGGCATCGAGGCCCTCGCCGAACGCCCCCGCACGCGCAAGCAGTTGCAGGTGTTCCACCACTTCGACGCGATCGCCCGCGCCGAGGGCCTCCGCCCGGCGGTGCGGCACACCGCCTGCAGCGCCGCGGCGTTGGCGTTCCCCGAGACGCACTTCGAGCTGGTCCGGGTCGGCACCGCGCAGTACGGCTTCTGGCCCAGCCCCGACGTCTACCGCCTGCACCTCGCGGCGACCGGGAAACGCTCGGACAACCCCCTGCGTCGGGTGTTGCGGTGGCACACCCGCGTGATGGACCTCAAGGACGTCGCGAAGGGCGAGTACGTCGGGTACGGCTCCGCGTTCCGGGCGCGCAAACCGACGTTGATCGCGGTCCTCCCGGTCGGCTACGGCGACGGCTACCCGCGCGCGATGTCGAACCGCGGGCACGTCCTGATCCGGGGCCGCAAGGCGCCCGTCCGGGGCCTCGTGAACATGAACGTCACGATGGTGGACGTCTCGCACGTGCCGGGCGTCCAGGCGGGCGACGAGGCGGTGCTGGTGGGGCGGCAGGGGCGCGCCGCGATCTCGGTCGCGTCGTTCGCGGAGGTCGCCGACGGCCTGAACAACGAGTTCGTCAGTCGCCTCCCGGCGCAGATCCCCCGTCGCGTCGTGCCCTGAACCCCCCCTGAACGCCCCCAGGGTGCGCCCTGGGGGCGTTCAGGGGCGTGGCGTGGGGGCGTCGGCGGGGAGGCGGTAGCGCGCGTCGAGCGTCGCACACGTCACCGCGTCCCCGTCGCCGAACGACGGGGCGGCGCTCGCGCACACGCGGAGCGGGAGGGGGGCGTCGGCGTCGGCGTTCGGGACGCCGAGCCCCCCGCACCCGCCGACGAGGAGCGCCGCGACGAGCCCGACGAGGGCCCTGGACGTCGCGCGGAGGTGGGGGGCGTGGCGTCGCTGCGGGGGCGTGGCGGGCGAGGGGCGGACCGGCGTCGGGGTCATCGGGGGGCCTCCGGGGGGAGCGCAAGGGTGAGGGTGAGGGTCCGCGACGCGCCGGGGGGCAGGTCCGCGTCGCGCCACAGCCAAAGGCCGTCGTAGGCCTGCAGGCGGTCGGACCCCTCGGGGGCCTCGACGGCGGCGACGCTCGCGCCGCCGGCCGCCTCGAGCGGCGTGAGGTCCAGCCAGACGTCGGGGAGTGCGGTGTTCCCCTCGTTCGTCACGACGACGTCGAGGGTCACGCTCCGTGCCTCCCCGTCGCGGGTGGCGACGTTCGCGTCCGCGTCGGCCGGGAGGCGGAACGCCACGCTCGGCGCGTCGGGACGGCCGGGCGTGACGTCCAGCCAGGGGGAGGGCGCGCCGCGCCCCCCGCCGGCGTACACCCCGCGGAACCGCAGCCGGACCGGTTCGCCGTCCGGGAGGTCGGGGACCGCGAAGGGGGGCGTGACGTCGGGGGGCGCGAGCGCCACCCAGTCGCCGCCCTCGAGCCGCACCTCGACGTTCACGAGGTCGTCGGTCGCGGGGAGGTCGCCGGCGAGCCAGGCGCCCCCCGGCGCGGGCCACGCGCCCGCGGCGGCGGGGGCGTCGTCGGCGTGCACGGTGAGGTGGGCCGCGTCGGTGCGGACGACGGCGGGGGCGAGGTCCGCTTCGCGGGCGGTGACCACCGCTCGGACGCGGGCGCCGTCGTCCTCGAGGGTGGTGGGGGACAGGGTCCAGGTCGCCGCGTCGGCGTCGGGGACGGGCGTCCAGCCGTCGCCGTCGTCGCGTTCCCACGTGAACGCGAGGGGGTGCGGGCTGGTGGCGGACACCGTGAAGCGGGCGGGCGTCCCTCGGACGACGGCGCGGTCGGCGGGGCCGACGACCTGCGTGGGGGCGGGCGTCACGGGCACCACCGTCAGCGTCGCGGCGTCGCTGGCGGTGACGGTGGTGAGGGCGCCGGCGTCGGTGTTGCCGACGCGGACGCGGACCTGCGTGCCGTCGGCGTCGCGGGGGACGGACGCACGGGTCCAGGTGGCGGCGTTCGCGCCGTCCACGTCGCGCCACGCCCCGCCGTCCGCCGGGGCGGTCTGCCACTGGTACGTCACCGCACCCGATGCGGAGACCGTGACGTCGAACGTCGCGTCACCGCCCTCGTCGGTGGTGGCGTCGGCGGGGGGCGTCACGATCGTCGGGGCGGGGGAGGGCGTCGCGCTCTCGACCCGTTCGACGCCCGAGCCGGACGCCAACCAGACGTCGCCGTCCGAGGTCGTGTGCCAGTAGTACGTCCAGAGGGCGGCGTCTTCCGGGAGGGGGTCGGGGACGGCGACCGTGTACGTGAAGGCGAACCCCTCCTGCGTGGCGTAGGTCGTGTTCCCCTCGTCCCTCTCCTCTCCCGGCGCGTCGAAATAAGGTTCGACGTCGGACACGACGTCGGTGTCGGTCACGGCCGCTTCGAGACCGAGCAACTCGCCGACGTCCTGAATCGCGCCGCCGTAGTAGGCGTTCCAGAAGGCGCGGTGGGGGTCGCCCCCGTCGGGGGCGGCGATCAGCAGGGCGCCGAAATTCAGGCCGTGCATCTCCGGACCGTCCGGAGCGCCCCACCCATCGGCGCGAATCGTCACGTCCCGGCCTTCGACGTAGCGGCCGCCGACGTAGCCTTCGCCGCTCACGTCGAACGAGCCCACCCGGTGCCCGCGCCCGGGGAAGATCGTCGGGCTGGCGGCGAGCGGCGCGTCGACGGCGCTGGCGACGAGCGGCGCGTCGGGATCGAGGATCGCGTCCCCTGCGCTGACGACGAAGAGGCGGGTCGGGAAGAACGTCAGCTCCCAGAAATTCTCGTCGGTCACGTCGACCCAGCGGCCCCACGGCCCGGACCACGTCACGGTGCCGTCCGTGGCGGTGATCGTCGCGTCGACCCCGGAGAACGTCGCGTCGTACGGCGCATCGCTATCGGAGAACACGGCGCCGTCGGTCGCGAACGCCCACCCGAGGTCGTAGGCGGTGCCGGAGACGAAGGCGGGGCTCGAGGCGGTGATGACGACGTCCTGCAGGTAGGCGGGGGTGGTCGTCTCCACGTCGCTGCCGCTGACGCGGACCGTGATGCCGGGGTCGGCGAGGGCGAGGGAGGCCAGGGTGCACAGGGCGAGGGCGACGGCTCGGCTCCGTCGGGCGTCGAGGGTCGAGTACCACAAGAACATGCGCGATGCTACCAAAAACGTGACGCGTCCGTGTCATACGCGTCATTACGGTGCGATGTTCAGGCCGTTACGGCGTTCCCCCGCCCCCCGCCGCGTCCCGGCCTTACGCGGCCCCCGCCGGTAACGCCTCGGCCAACAGCTCGATGACGTGCTTCGCCTCGTGGTCGGTCCCGTCGGCGATCTGGTGACGGCAACTGAAGCCGTCGGCGGCGGTCGTGCCGACGTGCGCGCGGACGGCGGGGAACAGCCGGTCCTCGCCGATCTTCAGGCTCAGGTCGTAGTGCCCGTACCCGAAGCTGCCCGCCATCCCGCAACACCCGGCGTCGAGCTCCTCGACGTCGTCGGCGATCCAGCCGAGCAACGCCCGCTGCGCCGACGTCCCCAACAACGCCTTCTGTTGGCAGTGCCCGTGCAGCAACAGCGGCTCGTCGCGCTGGACGAACACCGCGCTCGGGTCGATGCGTCCCTGCGTCCACTCCTTCGCGAGGAACGCCTCGATCATCACCACGTGCTCCGCGACCGCGTCGGTCGCCTCGCCCGGCACCAGGTCGCGGTAGTCGTCGCGGAACGCCGTCACGCAGCTCGGTTCGAGCCCGATGACCGGGATGCCCGCCTCGACGTACGCGTGGAGCTTCGGGACGTTCGCCTCCGCCTGCCGCTTCGCGTCGCGCAACAGCCCCTTGCTGATCAGGGGCCGCCCACAACACCCGTACGGCACCAACTCCACGTCGTACCCGAACGCCTGCAGGACCCGCACCGCCGCCCGGCCCGGACCGGCCTCGTTGAACATCGTCCAGGTGTCCGCGAACAACGCGACGCGCCCCGGGCCGGCCTCCGCCGCGGGCGCGGCGTCGGGCGTCGGTGCGGCGTCCGCGGCGGGGGCCGCCCCCTCCCGCGCGAACCAGCGCGCGAACGTGGTGCGTTCGTAGCGCGGCATGACCCGCCGCCGGTCGACGCCGA
This genomic interval from Trueperaceae bacterium contains the following:
- the alr gene encoding alanine racemase, whose protein sequence is MDRPTPPNAPPGPPPLGPDVAPVPGGAMPEGVAPDAPRHTSAITLRRSALKRNLAFLRSKIGPDVTLSSVVKANAFGHGIAEFASLAASLGVRHFSVASSQEAAQVRAALPDDDATIQIMGILHDDDLPWVVGQGIHFFVFDVARLHAALSVARALGRPAHVHLEVETGGNRTGLTEGPFREALALLRDHPEHLRFAGLATHYAGIEALAERPRTRKQLQVFHHFDAIARAEGLRPAVRHTACSAAALAFPETHFELVRVGTAQYGFWPSPDVYRLHLAATGKRSDNPLRRVLRWHTRVMDLKDVAKGEYVGYGSAFRARKPTLIAVLPVGYGDGYPRAMSNRGHVLIRGRKAPVRGLVNMNVTMVDVSHVPGVQAGDEAVLVGRQGRAAISVASFAEVADGLNNEFVSRLPAQIPRRVVP